Within the Leptospira stimsonii genome, the region AAAGCGCGATAAAAATCGGAATTTGAATCACCATCGGAAGACAACCACCCACCGGATTGACGTTGTTCTTCTTATAAAGCTCCATTGTCTTTTGCTGGCGCATCTTCGGATCGTTCGCAAATTTTTCGTTGATCGTTTTGAGTTGCGGACTGAGTTCCTGCATCTTCTTCATGCTATCCGCTTGTTTCTGATTGAGTGGATAGAAAACGAGTTTGAAAAGAATCGCGAAGATGATGATGCTCCAACCGTAGTTAGGAACCGTGAACTGATAGATTTTTTTCAAGACCCAGATGATTCCGTTTCTAAAAGGTGTGGTCATCCCTTGGTTGAAAGATTTATTTAAGTCGGCGCTTAAGCCTGCAAAGGGACTATTCTTAGCCTGATTCGGATCGAGCTCGGGATTTCTAAATACCATCCCTTCGCTTTCGCGCACACCGACGTAAGTTCCGAAATCCAGATTGTAAGTTTCACCCGGAGTTAAGGAAATATTATCATACAATAATACGGCGCCGGTTTCATTTTTAGTTCTGTTATCTAAAACGATACCTTGCGGCTTGTGATCGAGTGGATCCGCGACCGCGATAAAGTAACGGGATCCGGTTCCTGCAAAATCAACTCCCGATTCCGCGTTTGTTTTTACGCTGAAGGTCTCATCCGCTCCGGAATTTCCGGTAAAGAAATTTCCAACCGAAGACCAAAATCCGAGAGAAGAACTTCCGTCCAAGGTATCGTTGAAAGAACCTCCGATATGATAAAAACGAAAGAAGTTAGCTGTGTCACGATCATTGAGCGCTCTATCTTTTGGAAGAGGACCGAGACTTCCGAAGGTTCTCAAATACTGTGTGTTTTTCTGAGAAGCAAAGGAAAGTTTCTCTTTTGTAAGATTAACGATGGAAAGCGAGATTTTAAAATAATTCTCACCCGGATAAAAGCGGTATTGTTTTTTAAGAAGAAATGTTTTATCGGGAGAAACAGCACTAAATACTAAGGAAGAATTCGCTTTATCTTCTTCTAATGCGAACGGAATTTCGTTCCAATCGGATTCCGGAAGTTGATTTAAAGAATTTACAAAGTTAAAATCAAAACCTTTGTCTCTGGAAAGTTCGACTGCCTGATAAGATTTTCCATCGACAACGACCGTCTCCGGATTCTTACGAGCGACTTGCATCAAATCACCGTTCGGTCCTACATAATCTTTTACATAAAATTTGGAGATTCTTCCACCTAAGGAACTGAATTCAACGATATAAGAATCGGTTACGATATTCGTTTTTTTTATGTCGGAAGGAGCGACCTTAACTTCTTTCACTGGGGCGGTGATCTGCGCCTCTTTCTTCCTTTCGGTTTGAGTTTTGTTTTCTTTTTTATTATCCGAAGGATTGTCCGAAGTAGCTTCCTTTGTTTCGGAAGTTTTTTTAGGTGGAGCGGAAGGGAAGAAAAAGTAATTCACCCCCATCCAAATTCCCATACTTAGAATCAGAGCTAAAAATAATCTACTTTGTCTATCTTCCATCATTTCGTCCTTTTAATGTTAGGTGGCAAGGGATCTTCGAATCCCTGAGAGAGAGGGTTGCATCTCAAAATTCTCCAAGTACTCAACTGCAATGCGCGGAAAAATCCGTATTCTTGAAATGCTTGTGCGGCATATTCTGAACAACTTGGGGTGAATCGACAGGCAGGCGGGAGTAAAGGAGAGATTAGCCGTTTGTATAGCTGAATCAGTTTGATTGCAAGTTGGTTCATAAGATTCGGTTGATCAGAGAGA harbors:
- the yidC gene encoding membrane protein insertase YidC; the protein is MEDRQSRLFLALILSMGIWMGVNYFFFPSAPPKKTSETKEATSDNPSDNKKENKTQTERKKEAQITAPVKEVKVAPSDIKKTNIVTDSYIVEFSSLGGRISKFYVKDYVGPNGDLMQVARKNPETVVVDGKSYQAVELSRDKGFDFNFVNSLNQLPESDWNEIPFALEEDKANSSLVFSAVSPDKTFLLKKQYRFYPGENYFKISLSIVNLTKEKLSFASQKNTQYLRTFGSLGPLPKDRALNDRDTANFFRFYHIGGSFNDTLDGSSSLGFWSSVGNFFTGNSGADETFSVKTNAESGVDFAGTGSRYFIAVADPLDHKPQGIVLDNRTKNETGAVLLYDNISLTPGETYNLDFGTYVGVRESEGMVFRNPELDPNQAKNSPFAGLSADLNKSFNQGMTTPFRNGIIWVLKKIYQFTVPNYGWSIIIFAILFKLVFYPLNQKQADSMKKMQELSPQLKTINEKFANDPKMRQQKTMELYKKNNVNPVGGCLPMVIQIPIFIALYTAFSDTIDLWNSPFLWVKDLSEPDVIWTSPAIPYFTQTGLGLNLLALLMVGTQIFQTRMTSVSMDPNQKMLMYVMPVMMLYIFWNMPSGVTLYWTFQNILSIAQQWITNHLKKTEEKKKAKA
- the yidD gene encoding membrane protein insertion efficiency factor YidD, whose protein sequence is MNQLAIKLIQLYKRLISPLLPPACRFTPSCSEYAAQAFQEYGFFRALQLSTWRILRCNPLSQGFEDPLPPNIKRTK